The proteins below are encoded in one region of Megalops cyprinoides isolate fMegCyp1 chromosome 14, fMegCyp1.pri, whole genome shotgun sequence:
- the LOC118789410 gene encoding ly6/PLAUR domain-containing protein 1-like: MQLLIYTTFLGFFLRTGVALQIQCYQCEEVKHNDCSSPEFIVNCTVNVQDMCQKEVLVREDGVHYRKSCASSGACLIASSGYQQFCTGKLHSVCISCCNTPLCNGPRQKKRPIPSSAAANRFLTFLGLLLTLPPALHP; encoded by the exons ATGCAGCTTCTCATTTATACAACTTTCTTGGGATTTTTCCTCAGAACAG GTGTTGCTCTGCAGATCCAGTGCTACCAGTGTGAGGAGGTCAAGCACAATGATTGCTCCAGCCCGGAGTTCATCGTCAACTGCACAGTCAACGTGCAGGACATGTGCCAGAAGGAGGTGCTGGTGAGGGAGGACG GTGTGCACTACCGCAAGTCCTGTGCCTCGTCGGGGGCCTGCCTCATCGCCTCGTCCGGCTACCAGCAGTTCTGCACAGGGAAGCTGCACTCTGTCTGCATCAGCTGCTGCAACACGCCCCTCTGCAACGGGCCGCGACAGAAGAAGCGCCCCATCCCATCATCGGCGGCGGCCAACCGATTCCTCACCTTCCTGGGCTTGCTCCTTACTTTGCCGCCCGCTCTTCACCCATAG